AAGGTCAGATGCATTACTAATTGCAAattatggttttctgttttatttgggtAAGTGATAACGAGTCACTCTTGGAATAGAAGTCACTCCTCCCTGAGTAAATTccttttttgaagagaaaatgtggTAGAAATGTTTGGGTGAGAGTGCAAATCTCTTTGCTGTTCTTGATTTTTATGAAGAGTCAATTTAgagaaattatattattattttattattattaaaggttttatttatttattcatgcgagacacagagagagaagcagagacataggcagagggagaagcaggctccctgtggggagcctgaagcagaacttcatcccaggacctcaggatcatgacctgggtcgaaggcagatgcttaaccattgagccaccaatttaaagaaattaatccaGCTGCAGTAAAAGGGATGCAGATTGAACTTTAAGGATGACTTTCGGCCTCTGAAGACTTTTAGTGATGtcttaagaaaacagaaagtgaTTTTGGCATCTCTTATGATggctgcattctttttttttttttttttttattcatgagtgacacagagagagagagagagagagagagagagagaggcagagacacaggcagagggagaagcagtctcctcacaggaagcccaatatgggacttgatccctaaactgggatcacaacctgagccaaaggcagacgcccaaccacggagccacccagtgtccctgaTGGTTGCTTTCTATAATCAAACACTTGGAATGATAAAGTATGGTCTAGCTTAGAGATACAAGACTGCAATCAGGGActgttctttcctccctctctgctgcctTCTATGTTAAATGGTGAATATGTAAAGCAATAAGAATTGCTAAAGGGATTTAAGGGGAAGTTAAGGAGTGGAGTAGGTTGCATGTGATTAGATTTGTGTGTAGGCACACATCTTGGAAAAACAAGCTGTAGTTGTGTATATGAGGTGGGATGAGAATGAGGGCCGGGAGCCCCGTTTGGAAATTCCAGCATCATCCAAGTAAAGAATGAGTGTATCTTTGACTATGAGAGTGGTAGTTGCAACTATAAGGATTGAATCTCATGGAAAGGTAAGCAGTGACAGTCAAATGGACAGGATTTGGTGAGGGATGAGATATATAGGTGGTGACAGAGACCTACTGACCTGATGAAGCAGTCACTCAGTTACCAGCCCTGGAGGGGATATCATGACTTTGTTTGTTGGCATGATGAATTTGAGATGCCTCTGGAACATCCAGTGTGGGTATTGAGGTGGAGTTGGGTGGTGAAGAGCTTGGAGGAGACATCTCATGGCCTATAATATGTGTGACAGAATTTGGTGTACCATGAATGAGAGTGATTTAAGAGACTGgactgagaaaagaaaacctgtgGTCTAGCACTaggttttaattcatttatcacttAATGGGAAGGAGTGGGCCAGAATAGGAGAAAAACCAGAAATGTGATGTCACTaccaaagaagaaagattttcaaGGAGGAACTAACAACAGTGCCAATGCTGTTGAGATTAGGTAATAAATGTTCTTTGGGCTTGTCcatttattcaatgaatatttattgatgagGGTACAATATTAAAGTCAAGGCCATGTTTTTCATATTCTAAAGGGTAAAGAAACCTTGAATTAAGAAACATGAAAGAGATGACGGAATGAATTGAAGGCATTTCTGGAAAGGCATCTTTCCATTTTGGAAAGGGTGGCCAGTGCAGGCATCTCTGATATGATCACATTTGAAAGTTCCTAAATGCAGTGCAGGAGAAAGCCATGCAAAAATGTGGAGGAAAGCACCCAGGCATCAGGAACCATGTGCGAAGGACCACAAGCTAGAATTGTGCTTAGGAATTCTGACCAATAACAAGAGGGCCAGTGCagctggaggagaggaaggagaagtttGGGGAAATAGCCATAGGTGGCTATTCTACTCTTGACTTCTCTTCTCAGAAGAAAATCCTATCATGGGCTCCTGGAGCCACAGGGACATCCTAGAGGAGGAGGACCCCTCTCTGAGTCTTAAGCAGTCCTACCCACCCTACACTTCCCTATGACCTTCTTCATTGCTCCTGTCACTTCCTTGTTCCTGAGGCTGTAGATGACAGGGTTCAGCATGGGTGTGAGGACTGTATAAAAGATAGACACTACATCATCCTGGCCAGGAGAGTGGTAAGATGCAGGTAACATATAGGTATACACAAGAGGCCCATAGAAGAGGTTGACAACTGTtaagtgggaggagcaggtggcTAGGGCCTTCTGACGCCCCTCCACGGAGTGCATCCCAAGCACTGCTGCCAGAATGAGGGCATAGGAGGTGGTGATGAAGGCAATGGGCAGCAGAAGGACCACAACACCTGTCACAAAGAGCACTTGCTCATAGGCTGCTGTGTCAGCACAGGCCAGCCTCAGCAGCGAAGGCACCTCACAGAAAAAGTGTGCAATCTTCCTTGAGCCACAATAGGGGAACTGTAGGGTCAATGCTGTCTGGACGGAGGCATTGATGGATCCACCCAGCCAGGAGGCAGCCACCATGAGCAGACAGGTCTGGTGGCTCATGAGTGATGGGTAGCGCAGAGGGTTGCAGATGGCCAcgtagcggtcataggccatgagGGCCAGCAGGAGGCATTCAGCGGCCCCAAGGaacatgaagaaaaacatttgtgcCCCACAGCCCACAAATGAGATGCTAGTCCAGCCAAAGAGGAAGCCTGCTATCATCTTGGGGACGGTGACTGAGGTGAAGAAGATGTCCAGGAAAGACAACTGGCTGAGGAGGAAATACATGGGTGTGTGGAGCCGGGCATCAGCCAGATCAAGAGGACCATGGCAGTGTTGCCAGCCATCGCTAGTGTGTAGACTACCACAACCATGCTGAAGAGGAACAGGTGCATTGGACTGTCATTGAAAAGACTTGTGAGGACAAAGCCGATGGTAGAGGAGTGGTTCCAGGGCCCTCTACTTGTCTCCTGCCAAGCCTCACTGTAGGGAGGAAGGAAACCAACTTATCAAGGGCTCAGAAGCATCCACTCTGAGTTTGAGAGAAGGTGATGGATGAGAACAGCAAAGGGCAACAAGTAAGCTGGCACAGAGGCTGTGGGAGTTCTTCTTAATACTCTTGCAAATTTTTGTAGGTTTGGCATTATTTCATGttgaaaaaatactataaaagatATAGCATGCAGCCAAAGCAGTGCTCAGAGGGGAAGTTATAATGCAAAATGCGTGtgttaaaaaagaggaaagactgaAAACCAATGATCAAAGTTTCCatcttaaaaagttagaaaaagggatccctgttGGGAGCGTTAAATGGTTAATAATACGTGTAGGATGCTTAGGGTACAGGCAGGCAGGAGGCATATGGTGTTTGTCAGCTGCTGATAACATCACAACTCTTACCACTTTAATAACTCATTTTAATAACCCTGAGCCTCTGCTTATCTCTCTATATTAAATGGGTCATGATACTTGCTATTGAATAAGAAAAGAATACCTTTTGCATAATAGGTTCAATAAGTATTAGAACACTTCCCTTTGTCACTTAAGCAAATTAGTTTTGCAAAATAATCATACAATCAACAATTTTACCCACCTGCAAAGAGCTCCTAGTCCCTCCCCCTTGGAGACTCCCCTTCTACAAGTTTTGTTCTCAGAAACCTTGTGTTTGTTGTGATGGTGCTCTTCCACTG
The nucleotide sequence above comes from Canis lupus familiaris isolate Mischka breed German Shepherd unplaced genomic scaffold, alternate assembly UU_Cfam_GSD_1.0 chrUn_S1094H1265, whole genome shotgun sequence. Encoded proteins:
- the LOC119878176 gene encoding LOW QUALITY PROTEIN: olfactory receptor 2T1-like (The sequence of the model RefSeq protein was modified relative to this genomic sequence to represent the inferred CDS: inserted 1 base in 1 codon) — its product is MHLFLFSMVVVVYTLAMAGNTAMVLLIWXDARLHTPMYFLLSQLSFLDIFFTSVTVPKMIAGFLFGWTSISFVGCGAQMFFFMFLGAAECLLLALMAYDRYVAICNPLRYPSLMSHQTCLLMVAASWLGGSINASVQTALTLQFPYCGSRKIAHFFCEVPSLLRLACADTAAYEQVLFVTGVVVLLLPIAFITTSYALILAAVLGMHSVEGRQKALATCSSHLTVVNLFYGPLVYTYMLPASYHSPGQDDVVSIFYTVLTPMLNPVIYSLRNKEVTGAMKKVIGKCRVGRTA